A window of Streptomyces gilvosporeus contains these coding sequences:
- a CDS encoding DUF4232 domain-containing protein: MSLTSTTLGRGRRVAAGSLIAVTALGLTACQSGTDSASHSSSASASATAHSQDSGHSSQSAGNGMRPSGSQSRSAGAAGPSAQAGGKSASGKPGAPGAAQSHPSAMTASDRCTADNMSLHLGRTDIGAGNIHIPLVFTNKGKKACSLRGFPGVSLILRDGSTVGKPATRSGGAGGSVRLQPGQSAHAVLHTVNDGVSDTPCWSNSQLVFVYPPGSKSSMTTGSGGLRVCGGQFDVTAVEPGSLG; the protein is encoded by the coding sequence ATGTCGCTCACCAGCACCACGCTAGGCCGCGGCCGCCGGGTCGCCGCCGGTTCGCTGATCGCCGTCACGGCGCTCGGCCTCACCGCCTGCCAGAGCGGAACGGACTCCGCGTCCCACTCCTCGTCGGCCTCCGCCTCCGCCACGGCCCACAGCCAGGACTCCGGCCACAGCTCACAGTCGGCCGGCAACGGCATGCGCCCGTCCGGTAGCCAGAGCCGTTCCGCCGGGGCAGCCGGGCCCTCCGCCCAGGCCGGAGGCAAGTCCGCCAGCGGCAAGCCCGGGGCCCCGGGCGCCGCGCAGTCCCATCCCTCGGCGATGACCGCCTCGGACCGCTGCACCGCGGACAACATGTCGCTGCACCTGGGCCGTACGGACATCGGCGCGGGCAATATCCACATCCCGCTGGTCTTCACCAACAAGGGCAAGAAGGCCTGTTCGCTGCGCGGCTTCCCCGGGGTCTCGCTGATCCTGCGCGACGGCTCCACGGTCGGCAAGCCCGCCACCCGCTCGGGCGGCGCGGGCGGCAGCGTCCGCCTCCAGCCCGGGCAGAGCGCACACGCGGTCCTGCACACCGTCAACGACGGTGTCTCCGACACGCCCTGCTGGTCCAACTCGCAGCTGGTCTTCGTCTACCCGCCCGGCTCCAAGAGCTCGATGACCACCGGCAGCGGCGGGCTGCGGGTGTGCGGCGGACAGTTCGATGTCACGGCCGTGGAGCCCGGCTCCCTGGGCTGA
- a CDS encoding hydrogenase expression protein HypE, which produces MDAAPSTAADRAKADGSPSDEDAAPIHVLWINAGLSCDGDSVSLTAATQPSIEEIALSVLPGLPKVQVHWPLIDFECGPTQGADTFIEWFFKGERGEIDPFVLVVEGSIPNESIKPEGYWCGFGDNPETGQPITTSEWIDRLAPKALAVVAIGTCATYGGIHAMAGNPTGAMGVPDYLGWDWKSKAGIPIVCVPGCPIQPDNFSETLTYLLYQAAGAAPMIPLDDQLRPTWLFGATVHEGCDRAGYYEQGQFATNYDSPECLVKLGCWGPVVKCNVPKRGWMDGIGGCPNVGGICIACTMPGFPDKFMPFMDEPPGAMVSVTASSAYGKVVRRLRDMTARTVDHEPKWRHRGGKLTTGYRKPW; this is translated from the coding sequence ATGGATGCAGCACCTTCGACCGCCGCCGACCGCGCGAAAGCCGACGGGAGCCCGTCCGACGAGGACGCGGCCCCCATTCATGTGCTCTGGATCAACGCGGGCCTGAGCTGCGACGGCGACTCGGTGTCGCTGACCGCGGCCACCCAGCCGAGCATCGAGGAGATCGCGCTCAGCGTGCTGCCCGGCCTGCCCAAGGTCCAGGTCCACTGGCCGCTGATCGACTTCGAATGCGGTCCGACGCAGGGCGCGGACACGTTCATCGAGTGGTTCTTCAAGGGTGAGCGCGGCGAGATCGACCCGTTCGTGCTGGTCGTCGAGGGGTCCATCCCCAATGAGTCGATCAAGCCGGAAGGGTACTGGTGCGGTTTCGGCGACAACCCCGAAACCGGCCAGCCGATCACCACCAGCGAGTGGATCGACCGGCTCGCCCCCAAGGCGCTGGCCGTGGTCGCGATCGGCACCTGTGCCACCTACGGCGGTATCCACGCCATGGCCGGCAACCCCACCGGCGCGATGGGGGTGCCCGACTATCTGGGCTGGGACTGGAAGTCCAAGGCCGGTATTCCCATCGTGTGTGTGCCCGGCTGCCCGATCCAGCCCGACAACTTCTCCGAGACGCTGACCTATCTGCTCTACCAGGCGGCGGGCGCGGCCCCGATGATCCCGCTGGACGACCAGCTGCGGCCCACGTGGCTCTTCGGCGCCACCGTGCACGAGGGCTGTGACCGGGCCGGGTACTACGAGCAGGGCCAGTTCGCCACCAACTACGACTCGCCGGAATGTCTGGTGAAGCTCGGATGCTGGGGCCCCGTGGTCAAATGCAATGTCCCCAAGCGGGGCTGGATGGACGGCATCGGCGGCTGCCCGAACGTCGGCGGTATCTGCATCGCCTGCACCATGCCCGGATTCCCCGACAAGTTCATGCCGTTCATGGACGAGCCGCCGGGCGCCATGGTGTCCGTCACCGCCAGCTCCGCCTACGGCAAGGTCGTCCGCCGGCTGCGCGATATGACCGCCCGGACCGTGGACCACGAACCCAAGTGGCGCCACCGCGGCGGCAAGCTGACCACCGGTTACCGAAAGCCCTGGTGA
- a CDS encoding nickel-dependent hydrogenase large subunit, with amino-acid sequence MAPKTKAAGDGSGLTEMSWDPITRIVGSLGIHTKIDFKQKRVAECYSTSSVFRGYSVFMRGKDPRDAHFITSRICGICGDNHATCSVYTQNMAYGVKPPHLGEWIINLGESAEFMFDHNIFQENLVGVDYCEKMVRETNPGVWELAQRTEAPHAGDHGYRTIADIMTSLNPIEGEFYREALQVSRYTREMFCLMEGRHVHPSTLYPGGVGTIASVQLFTDYMSRLMRYVEFMKRVVPLHDDLFDFFYEALPGYEQVGQRRVLLGCWGALNDPEHCDFTYRNMTSWGRKMFVTPGIIVDGKLVTNDLTQINLGIRILLGSSYYQDWEGQEQFVTHDPLGNPVDARHPWNQHTIPAPQKRDFNDKYSWVMSPRWFDGKEHLALDTGGGPLARLWSTALSGLVDAPYVKATGHSVVIDLPRSMTKPETRFEWKIPKWSNAIERNRARTYFQAYMAAMALHFAEKGLEEVRAGRTQTWEKFEVPDESIGCGFTEAVRGVLSHHMVIRDGKIANYHPYPPTPWNASTRDTYGTPGPYEDAVQNTPIFEENSPENFKGIDIMRAVRSFDPCLPCGVHMYVGNGTTVEKMHVPTGLSGLAG; translated from the coding sequence ATGGCACCGAAGACGAAGGCGGCCGGTGACGGCAGCGGTCTGACGGAGATGTCCTGGGATCCGATCACCCGGATCGTGGGCAGCCTCGGCATCCACACCAAGATCGACTTCAAGCAGAAGCGGGTGGCGGAGTGCTACAGCACCTCGTCCGTCTTCCGCGGCTACAGCGTCTTCATGCGCGGCAAGGACCCGCGCGACGCCCACTTCATCACCAGCCGGATCTGCGGAATCTGCGGCGACAACCACGCCACCTGCTCGGTCTACACCCAGAACATGGCCTACGGGGTCAAGCCGCCGCACCTGGGCGAGTGGATCATCAACCTCGGCGAGTCCGCGGAGTTCATGTTCGACCACAACATCTTCCAGGAGAACCTGGTCGGGGTGGACTACTGCGAGAAGATGGTCCGCGAGACCAATCCGGGGGTGTGGGAGCTCGCCCAGCGCACGGAGGCTCCGCACGCCGGCGATCACGGCTATCGGACCATCGCCGACATCATGACCTCCCTCAACCCCATCGAGGGCGAGTTCTACCGCGAGGCGCTCCAGGTCAGCCGCTACACCCGCGAGATGTTCTGTCTGATGGAGGGCCGCCATGTGCACCCCTCCACGCTCTACCCGGGCGGCGTCGGCACCATCGCCAGCGTCCAGCTGTTCACCGACTACATGAGCCGGCTGATGCGCTATGTGGAATTCATGAAGCGCGTCGTACCGCTCCACGACGACCTTTTCGACTTCTTCTACGAGGCGCTGCCCGGCTACGAGCAGGTCGGTCAGCGGCGGGTGCTGCTCGGCTGCTGGGGCGCCCTCAACGACCCCGAGCACTGCGACTTCACCTACCGCAACATGACCAGCTGGGGCCGGAAGATGTTCGTCACCCCGGGCATCATCGTCGACGGCAAACTGGTCACCAACGACCTCACCCAGATCAACCTCGGCATCCGGATCCTGCTCGGCAGCTCCTACTACCAGGACTGGGAAGGCCAGGAGCAGTTCGTCACCCACGACCCGCTCGGCAACCCCGTCGACGCCCGTCACCCCTGGAACCAGCACACCATCCCCGCCCCCCAGAAGCGGGACTTCAACGACAAGTACAGCTGGGTGATGTCGCCGCGCTGGTTCGACGGCAAGGAGCATCTGGCGCTGGACACCGGCGGCGGCCCGCTCGCCCGGCTGTGGTCCACCGCCCTGTCCGGACTCGTCGACGCCCCCTACGTCAAGGCCACCGGCCACAGCGTCGTGATCGACCTGCCGCGCAGCATGACCAAGCCCGAGACCCGCTTCGAATGGAAGATCCCGAAGTGGAGCAACGCGATCGAGCGCAACCGCGCCCGGACCTACTTCCAGGCGTATATGGCCGCCATGGCACTGCACTTCGCGGAGAAGGGCCTGGAGGAGGTCCGCGCCGGACGCACCCAGACCTGGGAGAAGTTCGAGGTCCCGGACGAGTCCATCGGCTGCGGATTCACCGAGGCCGTCCGCGGGGTGCTCTCGCACCATATGGTCATCCGCGACGGCAAGATCGCCAACTACCACCCCTATCCGCCGACCCCCTGGAACGCCAGCACCCGCGACACCTACGGCACCCCGGGCCCGTACGAGGACGCCGTCCAGAACACCCCCATCTTCGAGGAGAACTCCCCGGAGAACTTCAAGGGCATCGACATCATGCGCGCCGTGCGCAGCTTCGACCCGTGTCTGCCCTGCGGGGTGCATATGTACGTCGGCAACGGCACGACCGTGGAGAAGATGCATGTGCCCACCGGTCTGAGCGGACTGGCCGGATGA
- a CDS encoding DUF5947 family protein — MSARPTAPARPLPPAARGLHRFRVPQAPAPERCELCGALLADHDHRHLVDTKRRALACACTPCALLFERPGAGAGQFRTVPDRYLTDPDHTLDAATWDLLQIPVGVAFFLKNTDLDRLVALYPSPAGATESELDPGTWQTVLGTTTLARLLEPDVEALLVRRAEGRVDCYLVPVDICYELVGRMRLLWQGFDGGAEARAALDEFFGRVAVRARAPREDDRP; from the coding sequence GTGAGCGCCCGGCCCACCGCGCCCGCGCGCCCCCTCCCGCCCGCCGCCCGGGGCCTGCACAGATTCCGCGTACCGCAGGCACCCGCCCCCGAACGCTGTGAACTGTGCGGCGCACTGCTCGCCGACCACGACCACCGCCACCTCGTCGACACCAAACGCCGCGCCCTGGCATGCGCCTGCACCCCCTGTGCCCTGCTCTTCGAACGGCCCGGCGCGGGCGCCGGGCAGTTCCGTACCGTCCCGGACCGCTATCTCACCGATCCGGACCACACCCTCGACGCCGCGACCTGGGACCTCCTCCAGATCCCCGTCGGCGTCGCCTTCTTCTTGAAGAACACCGACCTCGACCGTCTGGTTGCGCTCTACCCCAGCCCGGCCGGCGCCACCGAGAGCGAACTCGACCCCGGCACCTGGCAGACCGTCCTGGGCACCACCACCCTCGCCCGCCTCCTCGAACCCGATGTGGAGGCCCTGCTGGTGCGCCGCGCGGAGGGCCGGGTCGACTGCTATCTCGTGCCCGTCGACATCTGCTACGAACTCGTCGGCCGGATGCGGCTGCTGTGGCAGGGCTTCGACGGCGGGGCCGAGGCCCGCGCCGCCCTCGACGAATTCTTCGGACGGGTCGCCGTCCGCGCCCGCGCCCCCAGGGAGGACGACCGCCCGTGA
- a CDS encoding DUF6084 family protein, producing the protein MTDLSFVCTGVRSDPYAAGPTLLFRLRITATGVERVHAIALRCQIRIEPARRGYGRDEGAALTDLFGERDRWGSSLNPLQFAQVSVVVPGFTGETEVDLPVPCTGDLDIAATRYFHALEDGEAPLRLLFSGTVFAGPAGFHVTPVPWDKEAQLRMPVTVWREMTETHFPGCGWLRLPRETLAALLAFRSRRALPSWEAAVEALLAEARRGEPPPPPRPFARPATTRTATTSAASDPAAPERTAP; encoded by the coding sequence GTGACCGACCTCTCCTTCGTCTGCACGGGCGTCCGCTCCGATCCGTACGCCGCCGGACCCACCCTCCTGTTCCGGCTGCGCATCACCGCCACCGGTGTGGAGCGCGTGCACGCCATCGCGCTGCGCTGCCAGATCCGTATCGAACCCGCTCGCCGCGGCTACGGCCGGGACGAGGGCGCGGCGCTGACCGACCTCTTCGGCGAACGCGACCGCTGGGGCAGCAGCCTCAACCCCCTCCAGTTCGCCCAGGTTTCCGTCGTCGTCCCCGGTTTCACCGGCGAGACCGAGGTGGACCTGCCCGTCCCGTGCACCGGCGACCTGGACATCGCCGCCACCCGCTACTTCCACGCGCTGGAGGACGGCGAGGCCCCGCTGCGCCTGCTGTTCTCCGGGACGGTGTTCGCGGGACCCGCGGGCTTCCACGTCACACCGGTGCCCTGGGACAAGGAGGCCCAGCTGCGGATGCCGGTCACCGTCTGGCGGGAGATGACCGAAACGCACTTTCCCGGCTGCGGCTGGCTGCGGCTCCCGCGCGAGACCCTCGCGGCGCTGCTCGCCTTCCGGTCGCGCCGCGCCCTGCCGTCCTGGGAGGCGGCCGTCGAGGCGCTGCTCGCCGAGGCCCGCCGCGGCGAACCGCCCCCGCCGCCCCGCCCGTTCGCCCGCCCCGCCACCACGAGAACCGCCACCACGAGCGCCGCCTCCGACCCGGCCGCCCCCGAGAGGACCGCCCCATGA
- a CDS encoding hydrogenase maturation protease, producing MRADAPPAPTRTLIAGVGNIFLGDDGFGIEAVRRLSAHPLPEHVEIVDAGIRGVHLAYRMLDGYHTVLLVDATARGGAPGTVYLLDATDPAPAAPHPAAMDAHQMTPDSVLALLDTLSAGTGSSRPQRVLVVGCEPADVEERMGLSEPVAAAVDEAVDLVLRLVGGAEPAAADPPPTSATHH from the coding sequence GTGAGAGCCGACGCCCCGCCCGCCCCCACCAGGACGCTGATCGCCGGCGTCGGCAACATCTTCCTCGGCGACGACGGCTTCGGCATCGAGGCCGTCCGCCGGCTGTCCGCACACCCCCTGCCCGAGCATGTCGAGATCGTCGACGCCGGTATCCGCGGGGTGCATCTGGCCTACCGGATGCTCGACGGCTACCACACCGTGCTCCTGGTGGACGCCACCGCCCGCGGTGGCGCACCCGGCACCGTCTACCTCCTCGACGCCACCGACCCTGCCCCCGCCGCCCCGCACCCCGCCGCGATGGACGCCCACCAGATGACCCCCGACAGCGTGCTCGCCCTGCTCGACACGCTCAGCGCGGGCACCGGCAGCAGCCGCCCGCAGCGCGTCCTGGTCGTCGGCTGCGAACCGGCCGACGTCGAGGAGCGCATGGGGCTGAGCGAGCCGGTCGCCGCCGCCGTCGACGAGGCCGTCGATCTGGTCCTGCGGCTGGTCGGCGGGGCGGAACCGGCCGCGGCCGACCCCCCGCCCACCAGCGCCACCCACCACTGA
- a CDS encoding DUF6893 family small protein → MLKLALGAVLAAAFAAVLSQLPDLKRYLRMRSM, encoded by the coding sequence ATGCTCAAGCTCGCCCTCGGCGCCGTTCTCGCCGCCGCGTTCGCCGCCGTCCTGTCCCAGCTGCCCGATCTCAAGCGCTATCTGCGCATGCGGTCCATGTGA
- a CDS encoding hydrogenase maturation nickel metallochaperone HypA has protein sequence MHEMSLALAVVDQIDGAARFERATSVRSVRLQVGELAGVVPDALAFSFELACTGTVLEGAELITEQVAGRARCRPCTRTWATGMPPQLTCPGCGGADTELLSGRELQIVSVSWHDAPQHRPTHQER, from the coding sequence ATGCACGAGATGTCCCTCGCGCTGGCGGTCGTGGACCAGATCGACGGCGCGGCCCGGTTCGAACGGGCCACTTCCGTCAGGAGCGTCCGCCTCCAGGTCGGCGAACTGGCCGGAGTGGTCCCCGACGCCCTCGCCTTCTCCTTCGAACTCGCCTGTACGGGAACGGTGCTGGAGGGCGCGGAGCTGATCACCGAACAGGTCGCCGGCCGCGCCCGCTGCCGCCCCTGCACCCGCACCTGGGCGACGGGCATGCCACCACAGCTGACCTGCCCCGGGTGCGGTGGGGCCGACACCGAGCTGCTGTCCGGCCGCGAACTCCAGATCGTCAGCGTCAGCTGGCACGACGCCCCACAGCACCGACCGACCCACCAGGAGCGCTGA
- the hypB gene encoding hydrogenase nickel incorporation protein HypB produces the protein MCRVVDLQQAVLAKNDACARLLREDLAARGTAVVNLLSSPGSGKTALLERELTLARRRGIPVAALTADLATENDATRLARSGAPVKQVLTDGLCHLEAGMLGGHLDGWLPQDTRLLFIENVGNLVCPASYDLGETLRVVLASVTEGEDKPLKYPTAFGLAHLVVVTKTDIAAAVGFDEAAFRAHVEQINPGVEIVCTSARRGEGDGALLDRALAARDGAPVHVPVMTRQHHHPEPASVLDPNSLAQSRS, from the coding sequence ATGTGCCGAGTCGTCGATCTCCAGCAGGCCGTCCTCGCCAAGAACGACGCCTGCGCCCGCCTGCTGCGCGAGGACCTGGCGGCCCGGGGCACCGCGGTCGTCAATCTGCTGTCCAGCCCCGGCAGCGGCAAGACCGCCCTCCTGGAGCGTGAACTGACCCTCGCCCGGCGGCGCGGCATCCCCGTCGCGGCGCTCACCGCCGACCTCGCCACCGAGAACGACGCCACCCGCCTGGCCCGCTCCGGCGCGCCCGTCAAACAGGTCCTCACCGACGGGCTGTGCCATCTGGAGGCCGGGATGCTCGGCGGGCACCTCGACGGCTGGCTGCCCCAGGACACCCGGCTGCTGTTCATCGAGAACGTCGGAAACCTGGTCTGCCCGGCCTCCTACGACCTCGGCGAGACCCTGCGGGTGGTCCTCGCCTCGGTCACCGAAGGCGAGGACAAACCGCTCAAGTACCCCACCGCCTTCGGACTGGCCCATCTGGTCGTGGTGACCAAAACCGATATCGCCGCGGCCGTCGGATTCGACGAGGCCGCCTTCCGCGCGCACGTCGAACAGATCAACCCCGGCGTGGAGATCGTGTGCACCTCGGCCCGGCGCGGCGAGGGAGACGGCGCACTGCTGGACCGTGCGCTCGCCGCCCGCGACGGCGCCCCCGTGCACGTCCCCGTGATGACCCGGCAGCACCACCACCCCGAGCCCGCCTCCGTGCTCGACCCCAACTCGCTGGCGCAGAGCCGGTCATGA
- the hypF gene encoding carbamoyltransferase HypF has translation MTVRQADAATTEAVPAPSAPAQKAAVRCRITVRGVVQGVGFRPFVHALATELGLTGQVTNTPDGVVAEAEGPPAAVARFTARIRDDAPPLAVVETADALDIPVTGGTGFAIRPSRAGGPSRTLVAPDAATCDACLAELRDPADRRYRHPFLTCTHCGPRFTIVTALPYDRATTTMARFPMCPRCAHEYADPADRRFHAQPIACHDCGPRLRLTGVDPHPGDDPVTATRRLLADGAVVAVKGLGGYHLVCDATDDDAVTRLRHRKARGDKPFALMARQLSDVEGLVYLSEAERALLTGPARPIVLLRRRTPHGAAALSPAVAPGSPDLGVMLPYTPLHHLLLGLPGDPPGPALLVMTSGNTSGEPIVTDDDEALRRLAHLADAWLIHDRPIQVPCDDSVVRLCDGEPLFVRRSRGHAPFPVTLPVPVRPALATGGDLKNVLCLGEGRRAWLSAHIGDMDDLATQQAFHRAEEHLETVTGVRPELLAADRHPGYRSTQWARRHAGERQVVHVQHHHAHVAAAMAEHGLDGSRPVIGVAFDGTGYGDDGAIWGGEVLLADYDGYRRFGHLRYAPLPGGDATVRRPYRMALAQLHAAGIDAAADLPPVAACPPDERRLLHQQLRRGLNCVPTSSMGRLFDAVSSLAGVCHHAGYEAQAALALETAALTAADEDHGPGYAFALDAADPAAPAVADPAPVLAAVLADLRAGVAPALIAARFHTAVAALVHRWCLLARARAGLHTVALTGGVFANTLLAATTARLLRADGLTVLRHRRVPPNDGGLALGQLVIAARRADGPD, from the coding sequence ATGACGGTACGGCAGGCCGATGCCGCGACGACGGAGGCCGTCCCGGCGCCGTCCGCCCCCGCGCAGAAGGCCGCCGTACGGTGCCGGATCACCGTGCGCGGGGTCGTCCAGGGCGTGGGATTCCGGCCGTTCGTCCACGCCCTCGCCACCGAACTCGGCCTGACCGGGCAGGTGACCAACACCCCCGACGGCGTCGTCGCCGAGGCCGAGGGCCCGCCCGCCGCCGTCGCCCGCTTCACCGCACGTATCCGCGATGACGCGCCCCCGCTCGCCGTGGTGGAGACCGCCGACGCCCTCGACATCCCCGTCACCGGCGGCACCGGCTTCGCCATCCGCCCCTCCCGCGCCGGCGGCCCCTCCCGCACCCTGGTCGCCCCGGACGCCGCCACCTGCGACGCCTGCCTCGCCGAACTGCGCGACCCCGCCGACCGCCGCTACCGCCACCCCTTCCTCACCTGCACCCACTGCGGCCCCCGCTTCACCATCGTCACGGCGCTGCCCTACGACCGCGCCACGACGACCATGGCCCGCTTCCCCATGTGCCCCCGCTGCGCCCACGAATACGCCGACCCCGCCGACCGCCGCTTCCACGCCCAGCCCATCGCCTGCCACGACTGCGGCCCCCGGCTCCGCCTGACCGGCGTGGACCCCCACCCCGGCGACGACCCGGTCACCGCCACCCGCCGACTCCTCGCCGACGGCGCCGTCGTCGCCGTCAAGGGCCTCGGCGGCTACCACCTCGTCTGCGACGCGACCGACGACGACGCCGTCACCCGGCTGCGCCACCGCAAGGCCCGCGGCGACAAACCCTTCGCCCTGATGGCACGTCAACTCTCCGACGTGGAAGGGCTGGTGTACCTATCTGAGGCCGAACGCGCGCTGCTCACCGGCCCCGCCCGGCCCATCGTCCTGCTGCGCCGCCGCACCCCGCACGGCGCCGCCGCCCTCTCGCCCGCCGTCGCCCCCGGCAGCCCCGACCTGGGTGTGATGCTTCCCTACACCCCCCTCCACCACCTGCTCCTCGGCCTCCCCGGCGATCCTCCCGGGCCCGCTCTGCTCGTGATGACCAGCGGCAACACCTCCGGCGAGCCCATCGTCACCGACGACGACGAGGCCCTGCGCCGGCTCGCGCACCTGGCCGACGCCTGGCTCATCCACGACCGCCCCATCCAGGTTCCCTGCGACGACTCGGTCGTGCGCCTCTGCGACGGCGAGCCGCTCTTCGTACGGCGCTCCCGCGGCCACGCGCCGTTCCCGGTGACCCTCCCCGTCCCCGTACGGCCCGCGCTCGCGACCGGCGGCGATCTGAAGAACGTGCTGTGCCTGGGGGAGGGGCGCCGGGCATGGCTGTCCGCCCACATCGGCGATATGGACGACCTGGCGACCCAGCAGGCGTTCCACCGGGCCGAGGAGCATCTCGAAACGGTCACCGGCGTACGCCCCGAACTGCTCGCCGCCGACCGGCACCCCGGCTACCGCTCCACCCAATGGGCTCGACGACACGCCGGAGAGCGGCAGGTGGTCCACGTCCAGCACCACCACGCCCATGTCGCCGCCGCCATGGCCGAACACGGCCTCGACGGCAGCCGCCCCGTGATCGGCGTCGCCTTCGACGGCACCGGCTACGGCGACGACGGCGCGATCTGGGGCGGCGAGGTCCTGCTCGCCGACTACGACGGATACCGCCGCTTCGGCCATCTGCGCTACGCCCCGCTGCCCGGCGGCGATGCCACCGTCCGCCGCCCCTACCGGATGGCCCTGGCGCAGCTGCACGCCGCCGGAATCGATGCCGCCGCGGATCTGCCCCCGGTCGCGGCCTGCCCGCCCGACGAACGACGGCTCCTGCACCAACAGCTCCGGCGCGGCCTGAACTGCGTGCCCACCTCCAGCATGGGCCGCCTCTTCGACGCCGTCTCCTCCCTGGCCGGGGTGTGCCACCACGCCGGATACGAGGCCCAAGCCGCCCTCGCCCTGGAGACGGCGGCCCTGACCGCGGCCGACGAGGACCACGGCCCCGGCTACGCCTTCGCCCTCGACGCCGCCGACCCCGCCGCGCCCGCTGTCGCCGACCCCGCCCCCGTCCTCGCCGCCGTCCTCGCGGACCTGCGCGCGGGTGTCGCCCCGGCGCTGATCGCGGCCCGCTTCCACACCGCGGTCGCCGCCCTCGTCCACCGCTGGTGCCTACTGGCCCGCGCCCGCGCCGGGCTGCACACCGTAGCCCTGACCGGCGGCGTCTTCGCCAACACCCTGCTGGCCGCCACCACCGCCCGGCTGCTGCGCGCCGACGGCCTCACCGTCCTGCGGCACCGCCGCGTCCCGCCCAACGACGGGGGGCTGGCCCTCGGCCAACTCGTCATCGCCGCCCGCCGGGCCGACGGACCCGACTGA
- a CDS encoding HypC/HybG/HupF family hydrogenase formation chaperone translates to MCLAVPGKVVDIEERDGTRMATVDFGGVVKEVCLEYVPDLAVGEYAIVHVGFALQRLDEESARQTLALFEELGLLQEEFGDPWEAAAAEAGTVPGPAVKDEAQEAQR, encoded by the coding sequence ATGTGCCTGGCGGTACCCGGCAAGGTGGTGGACATCGAGGAACGGGACGGCACCCGGATGGCCACCGTCGACTTCGGCGGCGTGGTCAAGGAGGTCTGCCTGGAGTACGTACCCGACCTGGCGGTGGGCGAGTACGCCATCGTCCACGTCGGCTTCGCGCTCCAGCGCCTCGACGAGGAATCGGCCCGGCAGACCCTCGCCCTCTTCGAGGAACTCGGGCTGCTCCAGGAGGAGTTCGGCGACCCCTGGGAAGCGGCCGCCGCGGAGGCGGGCACGGTCCCCGGGCCCGCCGTGAAGGACGAAGCGCAGGAGGCGCAGCGGTGA